In one window of Nakamurella sp. PAMC28650 DNA:
- a CDS encoding citrate synthase 2, translating into MATSEFVPGLEGVVAFHTAIAEPDKDGGALRYRGVNIDDLVGRVGFEDVWSLLVDDSFGARLPIDISPPAFFSGDVRVDVQASLPLLAPSRGFGPLLDISDEQARDQLAQTTSATLAYAARSARGSLPEVPQSLLEAAPTVVERFLTMWLGEPSPQQVSAIDAYWVSAAEHGMNASTFTARVVASTGADVPACFTGAVGSMSGPLHGGAPARVLPMIESVEKSGDAAGLVKGILDRHDRLMGFGHRVYRAEDPRARVLRRTCRELNAPRYEAAAALEQAALAELRERRPDRAIETNVEFWAAVILDFAGVPARMMPAMFTCARTTGWSAHILEQKRLGRLVRPSAVYDGHEARTPEMVDGFGTLALSV; encoded by the coding sequence TTGGCAACCAGTGAATTCGTACCCGGACTCGAAGGTGTGGTGGCCTTCCACACGGCCATCGCCGAGCCGGACAAGGACGGAGGAGCGTTGCGCTACCGCGGCGTGAACATCGACGACCTGGTCGGGCGGGTCGGCTTCGAGGACGTCTGGTCGCTGCTGGTGGACGACTCCTTCGGAGCACGTCTCCCGATCGACATCTCGCCGCCCGCCTTCTTCTCCGGTGACGTCAGGGTCGACGTCCAGGCCTCGCTCCCGTTGCTGGCACCGTCGCGAGGCTTCGGGCCGCTGCTGGACATCAGCGACGAACAGGCGCGGGACCAGTTGGCGCAGACGACGTCGGCCACGCTGGCCTATGCGGCCCGGTCGGCCAGGGGCAGCCTTCCCGAAGTGCCACAGTCCCTGCTGGAGGCTGCACCGACGGTGGTCGAGCGGTTCCTGACGATGTGGTTGGGCGAACCGTCGCCGCAACAGGTCAGCGCCATCGACGCCTACTGGGTCTCGGCCGCCGAACACGGGATGAACGCCTCCACCTTCACCGCCCGGGTCGTCGCCTCCACCGGTGCCGACGTGCCGGCGTGCTTCACCGGCGCGGTCGGATCGATGTCGGGGCCACTGCACGGGGGCGCGCCGGCGCGGGTGCTGCCGATGATCGAATCCGTCGAGAAGAGCGGTGATGCAGCCGGTCTCGTCAAGGGGATCCTGGATCGTCACGACCGGCTGATGGGCTTCGGACACCGCGTCTACCGAGCCGAGGACCCACGGGCCAGGGTGTTGCGCCGGACATGCCGGGAGCTCAACGCCCCCCGGTACGAGGCCGCCGCCGCTCTCGAGCAGGCCGCACTGGCCGAACTGCGGGAACGGCGTCCGGACCGTGCGATCGAGACGAACGTGGAGTTCTGGGCGGCCGTCATCCTGGACTTCGCCGGCGTCCCGGCCAGGATGATGCCGGCCATGTTCACCTGCGCGAGGACCACCGGCTGGAGCGCCCACATCCTGGAGCAGAAGCGGCTCGGCCGACTGGTGCGCCCGTCCGCCGTCTACGACGGACACGAAGCCCGCACGCCGGAGATGGTCGACGGCTTCGGCACCCTCGCCCTGTCGGTCTGA
- the serC gene encoding phosphoserine transaminase, translating into MADPTTLVLPADLIPTDGRFGCGPSKVRPEALAALAASGATYLGTSHRQPAVKSLVHHVRAGLSDLFSLPDGYEVILGNGGTTAFWDAAALGLVREKSQHLAFGEFSAKFAAVTRAAPFLGEPTVIRAEVGDAPDPVAQADVDVYAWAHNETSTGVAVPVSRPAGATSGQLVLVDATSGAGGLPVDVAETDVYYFAPQKVFASDGGLWIALASPAAVERIGEIAATDRWIPEFLSIATALDNSTKDQTLNTPAVATLFLLADQIDWINGQGGLDWATARTADSSSRLYGWAEKSSFATPFVQRPELRSQVVGTIDFDDAVDAASVAKVLRANGIVDTEPYRKLGRNQLRVGMFPAIEPADVTALTACIDFVVGKL; encoded by the coding sequence ATGGCCGATCCGACCACCCTGGTGCTGCCCGCAGATCTGATCCCCACCGACGGCCGGTTCGGCTGCGGCCCCTCGAAGGTGCGGCCGGAGGCACTCGCCGCGCTGGCCGCGTCCGGTGCGACCTATCTGGGCACCTCGCACCGTCAGCCGGCGGTGAAAAGCCTGGTCCACCACGTCCGGGCCGGGCTCTCCGACCTGTTCTCCCTCCCAGACGGCTACGAGGTCATCCTGGGCAACGGTGGCACGACGGCGTTCTGGGATGCGGCTGCACTCGGCCTGGTCCGCGAGAAGTCCCAGCACCTCGCCTTCGGCGAGTTCTCCGCCAAATTCGCGGCGGTGACGAGGGCCGCGCCCTTCCTCGGCGAGCCGACCGTCATCAGGGCCGAGGTGGGTGACGCCCCGGATCCCGTCGCACAGGCGGACGTCGACGTCTACGCGTGGGCCCACAACGAGACCTCGACCGGTGTGGCCGTGCCCGTCTCGCGGCCGGCCGGCGCGACCAGCGGGCAGCTCGTGCTGGTCGACGCCACCTCGGGCGCCGGCGGGCTGCCCGTCGACGTCGCCGAGACGGACGTCTACTACTTCGCGCCGCAGAAGGTCTTCGCCTCCGACGGCGGGCTCTGGATCGCGTTGGCCTCACCAGCGGCAGTGGAGCGCATCGGCGAGATCGCCGCGACCGACCGCTGGATCCCGGAGTTCCTGTCCATCGCCACCGCCCTTGACAACTCCACGAAGGACCAGACGCTCAACACCCCGGCCGTGGCGACGCTGTTCCTGCTCGCCGATCAGATCGATTGGATCAACGGCCAGGGCGGGCTGGACTGGGCGACCGCCAGGACGGCCGACTCCTCGTCACGCCTGTACGGGTGGGCCGAGAAGTCATCGTTCGCCACGCCGTTCGTCCAACGCCCGGAATTGCGGTCGCAGGTCGTCGGCACCATCGATTTCGACGACGCCGTCGACGCCGCTTCCGTGGCAAAGGTGCTGCGCGCCAACGGGATCGTCGACACCGAGCCCTACCGCAAGCTCGGCCGCAACCAACTGCGTGTCGGCATGTTCCCGGCCATCGAGCCCGCCGACGTGACGGCACTGACCGCCTGCATCGACTTCGTCGTCGGCAAGCTCTGA
- the sepH gene encoding septation protein SepH, which produces MRALRVLGLAEAPANGTVKNLVCEDPLTGEQFSVPCDDRLRAGARGDLSRFGQLEIELESQLRPREIQSKIRAGATVEEVASLAGTTTSRVERFAYPVLLERASVVEKAKKARPAIDGITAGISVAETVAATLAARGHDADMKWDAFKDDEGWVLALTWSAGRSENRAQWLFHPGPDGGTLSARDEAAAEIVDPALRILRPLRPVRPDTVSSVLLDPTIATERPVNRTSVRSGEPGARSAHPAGSKLPAAVSSPISRPGSTSGDRSAGRGRGFRVPVDQLEGTAPQSSHPHPHPDQVSAQRIVEDTVTDDRTGVNPVITRREVALTGTESARAVPTASAASSISPSNATPATGIASTGIASTGLSTPPPAAATPRTTAPAIAAPTGAVKAPRKGHRPSMPSWEDVLLGTRSNGH; this is translated from the coding sequence ATGCGTGCGTTGCGGGTACTGGGCCTCGCCGAGGCCCCGGCGAACGGGACGGTCAAGAATCTGGTCTGCGAGGACCCGTTGACCGGCGAGCAGTTCTCCGTCCCGTGCGACGACCGGCTGCGTGCCGGGGCACGCGGCGACCTGAGCCGGTTCGGCCAGCTGGAGATCGAGCTGGAGTCGCAGCTGCGGCCCCGGGAGATCCAGTCGAAGATCCGGGCCGGCGCAACGGTCGAAGAGGTCGCCTCGCTGGCCGGGACCACCACCTCCCGGGTCGAGCGCTTCGCCTACCCTGTCCTGCTCGAGCGCGCCAGCGTCGTGGAGAAGGCCAAGAAGGCGCGACCCGCGATCGACGGCATCACCGCCGGCATCTCGGTGGCCGAGACGGTGGCCGCCACCCTCGCCGCACGGGGCCACGACGCAGACATGAAGTGGGACGCCTTCAAGGACGACGAGGGTTGGGTGCTGGCCCTGACCTGGAGTGCCGGACGTTCGGAGAACCGGGCCCAGTGGCTGTTCCACCCCGGCCCCGACGGAGGGACGCTCAGCGCACGCGACGAGGCGGCCGCGGAGATCGTCGATCCGGCGCTGCGCATCCTCCGGCCACTGCGCCCGGTCCGGCCGGACACCGTGTCGTCGGTCCTGCTGGACCCCACCATCGCGACCGAACGGCCGGTCAACCGCACCTCCGTCCGCTCCGGCGAGCCCGGCGCGCGGTCTGCGCACCCTGCGGGCAGCAAGCTCCCGGCGGCAGTCTCGTCGCCCATCTCCCGGCCCGGCAGCACGTCGGGCGACCGGTCCGCCGGCCGTGGTCGGGGCTTCCGCGTCCCGGTCGACCAGCTCGAGGGCACCGCCCCGCAGAGCAGTCACCCTCACCCTCACCCCGATCAGGTCAGCGCGCAGCGGATCGTCGAAGACACCGTCACCGACGACCGCACCGGGGTCAACCCGGTCATCACGCGTCGTGAGGTCGCACTGACCGGCACCGAGTCGGCCAGGGCCGTGCCGACCGCTTCCGCGGCGTCCTCGATCTCCCCGTCGAACGCAACGCCAGCGACCGGCATCGCGTCGACCGGCATCGCGTCGACCGGACTGTCCACACCGCCACCCGCTGCCGCCACCCCGCGCACGACGGCACCGGCGATCGCTGCACCCACCGGCGCGGTCAAGGCGCCGCGCAAGGGTCACCGGCCGTCCATGCCCTCGTGGGAGGACGTCCTGCTGGGCACGCGCTCGAACGGTCACTGA
- a CDS encoding ABC transporter ATP-binding protein: MTSLRRLLPYAKPAFPSLAASGVAAVLASLCGLTFPLVIQGIIDGPIAHRRLADLWSPAMLLIGLGVAEAVLFWARRMLATRPTMRVEATMRAALYERLQQLPVAFHDRWPAGQLLSRAVSDLGTIRRFLSFGLVFLAVNLATFLVGVGILIALAWQLGLIIAALAIPLVLLSFFYESRYQILARRSQDQVGDLATIVEESVLGIRILKAFGRSAHLGRSFGRQARALRETELSKARVMSVLWAVIIALPEIALGVALILGVRQVAAGSLSAGTLVAFFGTAMALRWPIDSIGWLLAMANDTAAASERYFEVMDSPLTVTSPDLPVAAPRVAGHLRLRGVHFHFDDAQSQAGGPKETLRGIDLELQPGETVALVGATGSGKTTLSALLNRLYDVTDGQIELDGVDIRDFDLSELRSRVSVAFEDTTLFSASVRENVLMGKPDGTESDVRSALEVAQADFVYELPWGLDTRIGEQGMSLSGGQRQRLALARAVVAHPEVLVMDDPLSALDIHTEAKVERALRSVLAGTTALVIAHRASTVMLADRVALLQDGRITAIGTHSELMAGVPAYRDLLASRDDRTDTQLRNTQEAHA; encoded by the coding sequence GTGACGTCGCTGCGTCGGCTCCTGCCCTACGCGAAACCGGCCTTCCCCTCGCTGGCCGCCTCCGGGGTCGCCGCCGTACTGGCCTCGCTCTGCGGCCTGACGTTCCCGCTCGTCATCCAAGGGATCATCGACGGGCCGATCGCGCATCGCCGGCTGGCCGACCTGTGGTCGCCGGCCATGTTGCTGATCGGTCTCGGGGTCGCCGAGGCGGTCCTGTTCTGGGCCAGGCGGATGCTCGCCACCCGCCCCACCATGCGAGTGGAGGCGACGATGCGGGCGGCGCTCTACGAACGCCTGCAGCAACTGCCGGTCGCCTTCCACGACCGGTGGCCGGCCGGTCAGCTGCTGTCCCGCGCAGTCTCGGACCTGGGCACCATCCGCCGGTTCCTGTCGTTCGGTCTTGTGTTCCTCGCAGTGAACCTGGCCACCTTCCTGGTCGGTGTCGGCATCCTGATCGCGCTCGCCTGGCAGCTCGGGCTGATCATCGCCGCTCTGGCCATCCCGCTGGTGCTGCTGTCCTTCTTCTACGAGTCGCGCTACCAGATCCTGGCCAGGCGGTCGCAGGACCAGGTCGGCGACCTGGCCACCATCGTCGAGGAGTCGGTGCTGGGGATCAGGATTCTGAAGGCCTTCGGGCGGAGTGCCCACCTCGGCCGGTCCTTCGGCAGACAGGCCCGCGCACTGCGCGAGACCGAACTGTCCAAGGCCAGGGTGATGTCGGTCCTCTGGGCCGTGATCATCGCGCTGCCCGAGATCGCCCTCGGCGTGGCGCTGATCCTCGGCGTCCGGCAGGTGGCCGCCGGCTCGCTCTCGGCCGGCACCCTGGTGGCGTTTTTCGGGACGGCCATGGCTCTTCGCTGGCCGATCGACTCCATCGGCTGGCTGCTGGCCATGGCCAACGACACCGCGGCCGCCTCCGAACGCTACTTCGAGGTGATGGACTCGCCGCTGACCGTCACCTCTCCGGACCTGCCCGTCGCCGCGCCGCGGGTGGCCGGCCATCTGCGACTACGGGGTGTGCACTTCCACTTCGACGATGCGCAGTCCCAGGCGGGCGGACCGAAGGAGACCCTGCGGGGCATCGATCTCGAACTGCAGCCGGGTGAGACCGTCGCCCTGGTCGGGGCGACCGGCTCCGGCAAGACCACCCTGTCGGCCCTGCTCAACCGGCTCTACGACGTCACCGACGGGCAGATCGAGCTGGACGGTGTGGACATCCGTGACTTCGACCTGTCGGAGCTTCGTTCGCGCGTGTCCGTGGCGTTCGAGGACACCACCCTGTTCTCCGCCTCGGTGCGCGAGAACGTGCTGATGGGCAAGCCGGACGGTACCGAGAGCGATGTCCGGTCCGCCCTCGAGGTCGCGCAGGCCGACTTCGTCTACGAGCTGCCCTGGGGTCTGGACACCAGGATCGGCGAACAGGGGATGTCCCTGTCGGGTGGGCAACGCCAACGGCTGGCGCTGGCCAGGGCGGTGGTGGCCCACCCGGAGGTGCTCGTGATGGACGATCCGCTGTCCGCGCTGGACATCCACACGGAGGCCAAGGTCGAACGGGCGCTGCGTTCGGTGCTGGCCGGCACCACCGCGCTGGTGATCGCGCACCGAGCCTCCACGGTCATGCTGGCCGACCGGGTGGCCCTGCTGCAGGACGGCAGGATCACCGCGATCGGGACGCACTCGGAACTGATGGCCGGGGTGCCGGCCTACCGCGACCTGCTCGCCAGCCGCGACGACCGGACCGACACCCAACTGCGCAACACCCAGGAGGCACACGCGTGA
- a CDS encoding ABC transporter ATP-binding protein — protein MNTTPAVPLDPEADDVWRGVAAEDSVDISSDVGIKLQARSRRLLGSLLRPHRRLTILAIAMVVISELAFLAGPLIVAYGIDSAVPALTRGDGGPLTFTAIGYLGAGLVNALARGTFVRLAARISQTVLLDLRGRVFAHSQSLSLSFHEKYTSGRVIARMTSDLDTLSDLTEQGLDGLVSGLLSVLGISIALLFLDLPLGLIALAALIPVFFLTRWFQSTSRKIYRRTRTAIAALIVQFTETMNGLRAVLTFRREERNEAIFAKFNDENAEANGDGLIAMARYTPGVRLIGNLTLTAVMIIGAVQVIDSGLEVGVLAAFLLYVRRMYDPLDELAMFYNSYQSAAAALEKLSGLLEEVPGVPEPTDPIPMPEITGRVSFDQVQFSYHPQVEVLPTFDLELPAGQTLAVVGATGAGKSTLAKLLARFYDPTGGRVLLDGVDVSHLSSDDLRRGVVMVTQESFLFSGSVADNIALGKPSASRAEIEAAADEIGAGGFIRKLPEGFDTDVRKRGGRLSAGQRQLVGFARAFLADPAVLILDEATASLDIPSERAVQAALRTVLHNRTAVVIAHRLSTVEIADRVLVMEHGRIVEDGSPEDLIGSGGGFAGLHSAWQDSLV, from the coding sequence GTGAACACCACTCCTGCCGTGCCACTGGATCCGGAGGCCGACGACGTCTGGCGAGGCGTCGCCGCGGAAGACTCCGTCGACATCAGCTCGGACGTCGGCATCAAACTGCAGGCCAGGTCGCGCCGTCTGCTCGGCTCCCTGCTGCGTCCGCACCGGCGGCTGACGATCCTCGCCATCGCGATGGTGGTGATCAGCGAGCTGGCCTTCCTGGCCGGCCCTCTGATCGTCGCCTACGGGATCGACTCAGCGGTGCCCGCGCTGACCAGGGGCGACGGCGGCCCGCTGACGTTCACGGCGATCGGCTACCTCGGCGCCGGTCTGGTCAACGCGCTGGCCAGGGGCACCTTCGTCAGGCTGGCCGCCCGCATCTCCCAGACGGTGCTGCTCGACCTGCGGGGCCGGGTGTTCGCCCACTCGCAGTCCCTGAGCCTGTCCTTCCACGAGAAGTACACCTCCGGCCGGGTCATCGCCCGGATGACGAGCGACCTCGACACCCTCTCCGACCTCACCGAACAGGGCCTGGACGGACTCGTCTCGGGGCTCCTGTCGGTCCTCGGCATCAGCATCGCGCTGCTGTTTCTCGACCTGCCGCTCGGGCTGATCGCGTTGGCCGCACTGATCCCGGTCTTCTTCCTGACGCGCTGGTTCCAGAGCACGTCACGGAAGATCTACCGCCGCACCCGGACCGCGATCGCCGCACTCATCGTGCAGTTCACCGAGACGATGAACGGTCTCCGGGCCGTCCTGACCTTCCGGCGCGAGGAGCGCAACGAAGCCATCTTCGCGAAGTTCAACGACGAGAACGCCGAGGCGAACGGCGATGGACTGATCGCGATGGCCAGGTACACGCCGGGCGTCCGGCTGATCGGGAACCTGACCCTGACCGCGGTGATGATCATCGGGGCCGTGCAGGTCATCGACTCCGGTCTCGAGGTCGGCGTGCTCGCGGCCTTCCTGCTCTACGTCCGCCGGATGTACGACCCGCTCGACGAGCTGGCGATGTTCTACAACTCCTACCAGTCGGCGGCCGCTGCGCTGGAGAAGCTGTCCGGCCTGCTGGAGGAGGTGCCCGGGGTTCCGGAGCCGACCGACCCGATCCCGATGCCGGAGATCACCGGGCGGGTGAGCTTCGACCAGGTGCAGTTCTCCTACCACCCACAGGTCGAGGTCCTCCCGACCTTCGACCTGGAGCTGCCGGCCGGTCAGACCCTGGCGGTGGTCGGCGCGACCGGTGCCGGCAAGTCGACGCTGGCCAAGCTGCTGGCCCGGTTCTACGACCCGACGGGTGGCCGGGTGCTGCTCGACGGGGTGGATGTCTCCCACCTCTCCTCCGACGATCTACGGCGCGGCGTCGTGATGGTCACCCAGGAGTCATTCCTGTTCTCCGGTTCGGTGGCAGACAACATCGCACTGGGCAAGCCCTCCGCGAGTCGCGCCGAGATCGAGGCGGCCGCCGACGAGATCGGGGCCGGCGGTTTCATCCGCAAGCTGCCAGAGGGCTTCGACACGGACGTCCGGAAGCGCGGAGGTCGACTCTCCGCCGGGCAGCGGCAGCTCGTCGGGTTCGCCCGTGCGTTCCTGGCCGATCCGGCCGTGCTGATCCTGGACGAGGCCACCGCCTCGCTGGACATCCCGTCGGAACGCGCGGTCCAGGCCGCATTGCGGACGGTGCTGCACAACCGGACCGCGGTGGTCATCGCCCATCGACTGTCCACCGTCGAGATCGCGGACCGGGTCCTGGTGATGGAACACGGACGGATCGTCGAGGACGGCTCTCCCGAAGATCTGATCGGGTCCGGTGGTGGATTCGCCGGCCTGCACTCGGCCTGGCAGGACTCTCTGGTCTGA
- a CDS encoding DUF2537 domain-containing protein yields the protein MSGPDDDAGSGGPITSAGAERDPSEAGHHRGPPVESRSEREDDRAPDGRPADSGNAPDDEAFLEDEPSDWAWVEEWRAGGEAVPWGPGLALAGFTMFLVASAVYVLSAGLSNNPVVAIGVNVLVAGGLGPALWLSRSLPVLRWIAGGAVLGVLVAWVSVLIFLA from the coding sequence ATGAGCGGGCCCGATGACGACGCCGGTTCTGGCGGCCCCATCACGTCCGCCGGCGCCGAACGCGACCCCTCCGAGGCGGGACACCACCGGGGGCCGCCGGTGGAATCGCGGTCGGAGCGAGAAGACGATCGGGCTCCGGACGGACGACCGGCCGATAGCGGGAATGCTCCGGACGACGAGGCGTTCCTGGAGGACGAGCCCTCCGACTGGGCCTGGGTCGAGGAGTGGCGGGCCGGCGGCGAGGCGGTGCCCTGGGGTCCCGGCCTGGCGCTCGCCGGGTTCACGATGTTCCTCGTCGCCAGCGCCGTCTACGTGCTGTCCGCCGGTCTGTCGAACAATCCCGTCGTCGCCATCGGGGTCAACGTCCTGGTCGCCGGCGGACTCGGTCCGGCGCTCTGGCTGTCCAGGTCCCTGCCCGTGCTGCGCTGGATCGCCGGCGGTGCGGTGCTCGGGGTGCTGGTGGCCTGGGTCTCGGTGCTGATCTTCCTGGCCTGA
- a CDS encoding RNA methyltransferase gives MQTPTPILVSDPDDPRLDDFRDLTTADRRPDRPGGRGLVIAEGTVVVRRLIASRYPIRSLLGVARRFDELAADLAGQAAPFYVATPELMAAVVGFHLNRGVLATADKIAFPPAAQLLESVNSAVVLEGVGDHENLGSIFRNAAALGIGAVLLGDGCADPLYRRSIRVSMGTVLLVPFAPLPGSWPASAEMLRRNGFTVVALTPRSTAISLRQADLSGRRVAVLLGSEGPGLTDEAMGAADLLVRIPMAPGVDSLNVATAGAIAFAEIVAGR, from the coding sequence ATGCAGACCCCGACCCCGATCCTGGTCAGCGATCCTGACGACCCTCGCCTGGACGACTTCCGCGACCTGACGACGGCTGACCGGAGGCCCGACCGCCCGGGCGGGCGTGGCCTGGTGATCGCCGAGGGCACGGTGGTGGTGCGGCGGCTGATCGCCTCCCGATACCCGATCCGATCCCTGCTGGGGGTGGCGCGCCGGTTCGACGAGCTCGCCGCCGATCTCGCCGGCCAGGCTGCGCCGTTCTACGTCGCCACGCCGGAGCTGATGGCCGCAGTGGTGGGGTTCCATCTGAATCGTGGTGTGCTGGCGACCGCGGACAAGATCGCCTTCCCGCCGGCGGCCCAGCTGCTGGAATCGGTGAACTCGGCGGTGGTGCTGGAGGGCGTCGGCGACCACGAGAACCTCGGATCGATCTTCCGGAACGCCGCCGCCCTGGGTATCGGAGCCGTCCTGCTCGGCGACGGCTGCGCGGATCCGCTCTACCGGCGGAGCATCCGGGTGTCGATGGGCACCGTGTTGCTCGTGCCGTTCGCGCCGCTGCCCGGTTCTTGGCCGGCATCAGCAGAGATGTTGCGCCGCAATGGGTTCACCGTCGTCGCACTGACCCCTCGGTCGACCGCGATCAGCCTTCGTCAGGCGGATCTCAGCGGGCGGCGGGTCGCGGTGCTGCTCGGGTCGGAGGGACCAGGACTCACCGACGAAGCGATGGGGGCCGCCGACCTCCTCGTCCGGATCCCGATGGCGCCCGGCGTCGACTCCCTGAACGTGGCCACCGCCGGTGCCATCGCCTTCGCCGAGATCGTCGCCGGCCGGTGA
- a CDS encoding MarR family winged helix-turn-helix transcriptional regulator: MAIHRLTRRLRQQHPNADLTLTQISALAIIWREGPITAGDLALREQVRPPSITRVVDGLENAGVVVRKDNPADGRQVLVEITEEGIARMESYVEAREAWLAQQLVGLSVKDREILHRAAIILNDLAGR; this comes from the coding sequence TTGGCCATTCACCGCCTGACCAGGCGCCTCCGTCAGCAGCACCCGAACGCAGACCTGACGCTGACCCAGATCTCCGCGCTGGCCATCATCTGGCGCGAGGGCCCCATCACCGCCGGGGATCTCGCACTGCGCGAACAGGTGCGCCCGCCGTCCATCACGCGGGTGGTCGACGGGCTGGAGAACGCCGGCGTCGTGGTGCGGAAGGACAACCCCGCCGACGGGCGTCAGGTCCTGGTGGAGATCACCGAGGAAGGCATCGCCCGGATGGAGAGCTACGTCGAGGCCCGTGAGGCCTGGCTGGCCCAGCAACTCGTCGGCCTGTCGGTCAAGGATCGGGAGATCCTGCACCGCGCCGCGATCATCCTCAATGATCTTGCCGGCCGCTGA